CCAAAAGAGACTTGAGCTTGGCCAGGTTACACAGCTTAGCGTAGACAAACTCCTGCTAGAAAAACATAACCTTGAATATGAAATGGAAACCAATAAAAATGACCACGCTATTCTTATTATGGCTTTTAAAAATCCTAATATTATTGCTTCGGCATCTGCCAAGTAAAATGTCTAAAACAAGAGTATCGTTCACAATGAACGATACTCTTGTTTTTGCTTTTTTTGTCCTAATAAGTAGAACGAAATAAACGAACCTACTGATTGGAGGCAAAAATATTATGCCGAAAAGAGAACGCAATTTGAGGCTACATATCATGGTAACTCATGAAGAATTAGCCGCCATACGAGAACGCATGGCAGAAGTAAACATCCAAAATCAGAGCGCATTTATTCGCAAGCTGGCCCTTGATGGATATGCCGTAAATTTTGACCTTGCGCCTGTAAAAGAGCTATCCCTGCAACGCCAAAGCGTGAATAATCTTGCTCCAATTGCAAAATACGCAAAGGCTTATAATGCCTATCAATCTGAAATTGAGGAACTGCAAAAAGGTTATGGCGAGTTATGGAAACAGTATTCAAGGCTCTTGGAACACCTTGCAAAACTGGTTGCACTTTAGGACTTCGGGCCGAGTTGGCCCGAAGTGAAACAAGGAATGAGCGACGGCGAAATGACGCAACAAAAGCCGGATTTGGAAATGCTCTCCAACAAGCAACTTTGAGAATTTTACTGCAAGGGAAAAATCCCAAAATGTACAAGTGTGTGTACACTTGCCCTGCTTGCTGGTTAGCGGAGAGGCCAGAAATACCCATAAAATAACAGAGTGAGAATATAATTCAGTCCCTTCTTGACAAGTGATCAGTTGTTCACTATAATAATGGTGAACGATTGATCACCATTATTATTGATGGAGGTTATTATGCCAAAAAACGAAACAAGAGATACAAAGGAAGTTATTTTGACAGTTGCACTAAAACTGTTTTCTGAAAGAGGTTACGAAGGGGTTGGTATCCGTGACATATCAAAAGAAATCGGAATACGGGAGAGCGCCCTTTATAAGCATTATAGCGGAAAGCAAGACATTTTTGACTCAATTCTCAAAGACATTGAGCGTCGTTATCAAGAGGAAGTTTCTACTTTTATTCCCTCTGAAAGCATGGCCAATATTCTCTCAGGAGAAAGTGATGTAAGAGAGGAATTATTCCGTATCAGCTTTACAATGTTTCAGTTCTATCTCAAAACAGAGTATGGTTCGCAGCTGCGTAGAATGTTGACAATGGAACAGTATAGAACTTCGAAGGCAAGCAAGTTTTTTAGGGAATTGATAATAGACAAGGGCTTGGATTATATATCAGGCGTGTTCACTGATTTAATAAATACCGGGGTTTATGTTGATGCTGACTCAATGGTAATGGCCTTGCAGTTTTATTCCCCTTTGTATTTGCTGTTATCCAAATACGACAATCAGCCTGAAAAATATGAAGAAGCTTTATCCTTTTTAGAAAAACACATTACGATATTCAATAAAACCTATTTAAGGAGCGATAAACAATGAGAGGAATTGGCGTATTAGCAGTGGAGTGGTTTATAACCGGCCTGATTGTTTATGCAGGACTATCCGGCAAACAAATATTATTCATCAATGGGCCCAGACCGGCTGTTATTACTTTGGGCGCAATCGGATTTACAATGTGTATGATTATGCCAACAATCGGCAAATTTATCAGCAATGCACCTGCTCACCCGCTCACCATCATGGGCTACATCTTTGGGACAATCGCATTACT
This is a stretch of genomic DNA from Anaeropeptidivorans aminofermentans. It encodes these proteins:
- a CDS encoding plasmid mobilization protein, translating into MPKRERNLRLHIMVTHEELAAIRERMAEVNIQNQSAFIRKLALDGYAVNFDLAPVKELSLQRQSVNNLAPIAKYAKAYNAYQSEIEELQKGYGELWKQYSRLLEHLAKLVAL
- a CDS encoding TetR/AcrR family transcriptional regulator; amino-acid sequence: MPKNETRDTKEVILTVALKLFSERGYEGVGIRDISKEIGIRESALYKHYSGKQDIFDSILKDIERRYQEEVSTFIPSESMANILSGESDVREELFRISFTMFQFYLKTEYGSQLRRMLTMEQYRTSKASKFFRELIIDKGLDYISGVFTDLINTGVYVDADSMVMALQFYSPLYLLLSKYDNQPEKYEEALSFLEKHITIFNKTYLRSDKQ